One Malus domestica chromosome 11, GDT2T_hap1 genomic region harbors:
- the LOC139189503 gene encoding uncharacterized protein — protein MSALCLSRNLTGAELNYSPIEKICLALVFAIQKLKHYMHAYTIHMVAKADPVKYVMSKPVLTGRLAKWALLLNQYEIIYVSAKAIKGQALANFLADHPIPADWKILDDLLDEDVFYIDIFPTWRMFFDGSARADGAGAGVVFMSPQRQILPYSFQLSELCSNNVAEYQAMIIKLQMVINMEIIALEVYGNSKLIINQLLTEYEVRKDDLVPYF, from the coding sequence atgagCGCTCTATGCCTCAGCCGAAATCTCACCGGCGCCGAGTTAAattactccccaatagaaaagatatgccttgccttggtgttcgccatccagaagctcaagcattacatgcatgcttacactatCCAcatggttgctaaagctgacccggtcaaatacgtcatgtccaaaccagtcttgacagggcgactcgctaaatgggcattgcttctcaatcaatatGAGATCATATACGTCTCAGCTAAAGCCATCAAGGGGCAAGCGCTAGCAAACTTTCTTGCCGATCACCCAATCCcagctgattggaaaatctTAGACGACTTGCTTGACGAGGacgtgttctacatcgacatcttcccAACATGGaggatgttcttcgacggatctgcacgagcggacggagcgggggcaggagtggtattcatgtcgccacaaaggcaaatactaccttattccttccaactaagcgaattatgctccaacaacgtcgctgagtaccaagcaatGATCATTAAGCTCCAAATGgtgatcaacatggaaatcatagCCTTAGAGGTATATGGcaactccaagctcataatcaatcaactcttgactgaatatgaggtgaggaaagatgatcttgtCCCATACTTCTGA